From a region of the Xyrauchen texanus isolate HMW12.3.18 chromosome 47, RBS_HiC_50CHRs, whole genome shotgun sequence genome:
- the LOC127638771 gene encoding ras association domain-containing protein 8-like — MRGMELKVWVDGVQRIVCGVTEVTTCQEVVIALAQAIGRTGRYTLIEKWRETERHLAPHENPVVSLNKWGQYASDVQLVLQRTGPSLSERPTSDTSARAPERSLYRQSLPPMAKLRPTVHDRSLKRREPKRKSLTFTGGAKGLRDIFTKSREGEAKQRTVHRSGTPAPTQELSRLVQLQKDKLRVLEQKLQRCETELQQELMEDEEEDEEELMHLEQQVCRNEAEMKEQEFWENELQIEQENERQLREQLQELRSRVQECEEQLGEYLARIQCMEAGLEAERLQQELMETRIADEMEVRSRLEKACAELDMQVQQAARLESSCRAVELSLGQSNIRLQEREQELEQLTKELRQVNLQQFIQQTGTKVTVLPADPAEEDANTETETQSGCLKRLGSARQLPNDLRALQSPLNTTFNPEGIYV, encoded by the exons ATGAGAGGCATGGAGCTGAAGGTGTGGGTGGATGGAGTGCAGCGCATTGTCTGCGGAGTCACAGAGGTCACCACATGTCAAGAGGTTGTGATCGCTTTGGCCCAAGCTATAG GTCGCACTGGCCGCTATACGCTGATAGAAAAATGGCGTGAGACAGAAAGGCACCTGGCCCCCCATGAGAATCCTGTGGTGTCTCTAAATAAGTGGGGCCAGTACGCTAGTGATGTGCAGTTGGTGCTTCAACGTACAGgaccttctctgagcgagcgcCCCACCTCTGACACCTCTGCAAGGGCCCCTGAACGCAGCCTATACCGCCAAAGCCTCCCTCCTATGGCAAAGCTTCGGCCTACAGTCCACGACCGGTCCCTCAAACGGCGTGAGCCAAAACGCAAGTCGCTTACTTTCACCGGTGGTGCCAAAGGGCTACGGGACATTTTCACAAAGAGCCGTGAGGGTGAGGCCAAGCAGCGAACGGTGCACCGCAGCGGCACGCCAGCACCAACTCAAGAGCTCTCCCGCCTGGTGCAACTGCAGAAGGACAAGCTGCGTGTCCTAGAGCAAAAGCTGCAGCGTTGCGAGACGGAGCTCCAGCAAGAACTGATGGAGGACgaggaggaggatgaggaagagcTGATGCACCTAGAGCAACAGGTATGCAGGAATGAGGCAGAGATGAAGGAGCAGGAATTCTGGGAGAACGAGCTGCAGATTGAGCAGGAGAATGAGAGGCAACTCCGCGAgcagctgcaggaactgcgcagTCGTGTACAAGAGTGCGAGGAGCAACTGGGAGAGTACCTGGCACGGATTCAGTGCATGGAGGCGGGGCTGGAGGCTGAGCGTTTGCAGCAAGAGTTGATGGAAACACGGATTGCAGATGAAATGGAGGTCCGGTCGCGGCTGGAAAAGGCTTGTGCCGAGCTGGACATGCAGGTGCAGCAGGCGGCTAGGCTGGAGAGCAGCTGCAGAGCTGTTGAGCTCTCTCTTGGGCAGTCTAACATAAGGCTACAG GAAAGAGAGCAAGAGCTAGAACAGTTAACAAAGGAGCTGAGGCAGGTAAACCTCCAACAGTTTATCCAACAGACTGGCACCAAAGTAACCGTGCTGCCAGCAGACCCTGCTGAGGAGGATGCAAACACAG AAACAGAGACTCAGTCTGGATGTCTGAAGCGGCTCGGATCAGCCCGGCAACTTCCCAATGACCTACGAGCTCTGCAGAGTCCCCTGAACACAACCTTTAACCCCGAAGGCATCTATGTCTGA